In a genomic window of Chrysemys picta bellii isolate R12L10 chromosome 1, ASM1138683v2, whole genome shotgun sequence:
- the PHETA2 gene encoding uncharacterized protein PHETA2 isoform X5 encodes MYDPVYTVCWIAQYRVADGKRKCFCKQKKLFRIQNQPQNLFPALRIELHIYISKENSLKSILPSATGSIAPHKAGLGSSSVFLSRLELPFHPAAECMSSAGPDCGSVPNCPGLCDPLFGTFPLTGRGEQKDGALWTLVKDRACSGKRPVSCSLTIIAAKRLDLLVRDWQFSGAYGADAGQEYLGEITQDLEVSAEQPLVLEALRASGTRCYLLPHPGTQFTRSRAGTPDDMDEDFRQCLCAYVTSVVHSAGTHVQTDRAGQVLTGAQLAARIKMAEAFAVMRQELNRRAEEATRREYDQFVQELMAAMIEEENRKAAEASRRKYEQFVQQLDRDHQSMRRCLSVKPAEMQRRQEGKRQELLERCQGELRGEDPQKQAALEELKKELDKQMDEFLTAYGQRFKMAEMAEMREKANRGAVEAARREYGLFVKQLDRGHQSMSSCLRVKPVEMKRRQEGKRQELLKRCRGGAAGRGPPETGGPGGAEAGAGQADGRVPVGLRAAL; translated from the exons ATGTATGATCCAGTGTATACTGTGTGTTGGATTGCACAGTACAGGGTTGCAGATGGTAAACGGAAATGCTTCTGTAAACAAAAAAAGCTGTTCAGGATCCAGAATCAACCACAGAATCTATTTCCAGCCTTGAGAATTGAGTtgcatatatatatttcaaaggAAAACAGTTTAAAATCCATTCTTCCATCAGCTACCGGCAGTATTGCGCCACacaaggctgggctgggctccagTTCAGTGTTTCTATCTAGACTGGAACTCCCTTTCCACCCAGCGGCTGAGTGTATGAGTTCGGCAGGTCCTGACTGTGGTTCAG TTCCAAACTGCCCTGGTCTCTGTGACCCTCTCTTCGGTACCTTCCCTCTGACTGGACGTGGGGAGCAGAAGGATGGAGCACTGTGGACCCTTGTCAAAGACCGAGCCTGTTCAGGGAAGAGGCCAGTGAGCTGCAGTCTGACCATCATAGCTGCCAAG CGCCTGGACCTGTTGGTGCGAGATTGGCAGTTCTCTGGAGCCTACGGCGCGGACGCAGGGCAGGAGTATCTTGGAGAAATCACACAG GACCTGGAGGTCTCTGCTGAGCAGCCCCTGGTGTTGGAAGCCCTGAGGGCGAGCGGCACCCGGTGCTACCTATTGCCCCACCCTGGAACTCAGttcaccaggagcagggcagggacgcCAGATG ACATGGACGAGGATTTCCGGCAGTGCCTGTGTGCGTACGTCACCAGTGTGGTGCACTCAGCAGGGACACACGTCCAGACGGACCGAGCCGGGCAGGTGCTGACGGGGGCTCAGCTGGCTGCCAGGATCAAg atGGCTGAGGCGTTTGCAGTGATgagacaggagttaaacaggAGAGCAGAAGAAGCCACCAGGAGGGAATATGACCAATTTGTGCAGGAGCTG ATGGCAGCGATGATAgaggaggaaaacagaaaagcagCAGAAGCCTCCAGGAGGAAATATGAACAATTTGTGCAGCAGCTG GACCGTGACCACCAGAGCATGCGCCGCTGCCTGAGTGTGAAGCCTGCGGAAATGCAGCGACGCCAGGAGGGGAAACgtcaggagctgctggagcgctgccagggggagctgcggggcgagGATCCCCAGAAACAGGCGGCTctggaggagctgaagaaggagctggacaagcagatggaCGAGTTCCTGACGGCCTatgggcagcgctttaaa atGGCGGAGATGGCAGAGATGAGAGAGAAGGCAAACAGAGGAGCAGTAGAAGCTGCCAGGAGGGAATATGGACTATTTGTGAAGCAGCTG GACCGTGGCCACCAGAGCATGAGCAGCTGTCTGAGAGTGAAGCCGGTGGAGATGAAGCGACGCCAGGAGGGGAAACGCCAGGAGCTGCTGAAACGCTGCCgggggggagctgcggggcgaggacccccagaaacaggcggccctggaggagctgaagcaggagctggacaagcagatggaCGAGTTCCTGTCGGCCtacgggcagcgctttaa
- the PHETA2 gene encoding uncharacterized protein PHETA2 isoform X4, translating into MYDPVYTVCWIAQYRVADGKRKCFCKQKKLFRIQNQPQNLFPALRIELHIYISKENSLKSILPSATGSIAPHKAGLGSSSVFLSRLELPFHPAAECMSSAGPDCGSVPNCPGLCDPLFGTFPLTGRGEQKDGALWTLVKDRACSGKRPVSCSLTIIAAKRLDLLVRDWQFSGAYGADAGQEYLGEITQDLEVSAEQPLVLEALRASGTRCYLLPHPGTQFTRSRAGTPDDMDEDFRQCLCAYVTSVVHSAGTHVQTDRAGQVLTGAQLAARIKGVSRYWKTQCYDFSSPMKMAEAFAVMRQELNRRAEEATRREYDQFVQELMAAMIEEENRKAAEASRRKYEQFVQQLDRDHQSMRRCLSVKPAEMQRRQEGKRQELLERCQGELRGEDPQKQAALEELKKELDKQMDEFLTAYGQRFKMAEMAEMREKANRGAVEAARREYGLFVKQLDRGHQSMSSCLRVKPVEMKRRQEGKRQELLKRCRGGAAGRGPPETGGPGGAEAGAGQADGRVPVGLRAAL; encoded by the exons ATGTATGATCCAGTGTATACTGTGTGTTGGATTGCACAGTACAGGGTTGCAGATGGTAAACGGAAATGCTTCTGTAAACAAAAAAAGCTGTTCAGGATCCAGAATCAACCACAGAATCTATTTCCAGCCTTGAGAATTGAGTtgcatatatatatttcaaaggAAAACAGTTTAAAATCCATTCTTCCATCAGCTACCGGCAGTATTGCGCCACacaaggctgggctgggctccagTTCAGTGTTTCTATCTAGACTGGAACTCCCTTTCCACCCAGCGGCTGAGTGTATGAGTTCGGCAGGTCCTGACTGTGGTTCAG TTCCAAACTGCCCTGGTCTCTGTGACCCTCTCTTCGGTACCTTCCCTCTGACTGGACGTGGGGAGCAGAAGGATGGAGCACTGTGGACCCTTGTCAAAGACCGAGCCTGTTCAGGGAAGAGGCCAGTGAGCTGCAGTCTGACCATCATAGCTGCCAAG CGCCTGGACCTGTTGGTGCGAGATTGGCAGTTCTCTGGAGCCTACGGCGCGGACGCAGGGCAGGAGTATCTTGGAGAAATCACACAG GACCTGGAGGTCTCTGCTGAGCAGCCCCTGGTGTTGGAAGCCCTGAGGGCGAGCGGCACCCGGTGCTACCTATTGCCCCACCCTGGAACTCAGttcaccaggagcagggcagggacgcCAGATG ACATGGACGAGGATTTCCGGCAGTGCCTGTGTGCGTACGTCACCAGTGTGGTGCACTCAGCAGGGACACACGTCCAGACGGACCGAGCCGGGCAGGTGCTGACGGGGGCTCAGCTGGCTGCCAGGATCAAg GGCGTCTCCCGATATTGGAAGACCCAATGCTACGACTTCTCCTCACCCATGAAG atGGCTGAGGCGTTTGCAGTGATgagacaggagttaaacaggAGAGCAGAAGAAGCCACCAGGAGGGAATATGACCAATTTGTGCAGGAGCTG ATGGCAGCGATGATAgaggaggaaaacagaaaagcagCAGAAGCCTCCAGGAGGAAATATGAACAATTTGTGCAGCAGCTG GACCGTGACCACCAGAGCATGCGCCGCTGCCTGAGTGTGAAGCCTGCGGAAATGCAGCGACGCCAGGAGGGGAAACgtcaggagctgctggagcgctgccagggggagctgcggggcgagGATCCCCAGAAACAGGCGGCTctggaggagctgaagaaggagctggacaagcagatggaCGAGTTCCTGACGGCCTatgggcagcgctttaaa atGGCGGAGATGGCAGAGATGAGAGAGAAGGCAAACAGAGGAGCAGTAGAAGCTGCCAGGAGGGAATATGGACTATTTGTGAAGCAGCTG GACCGTGGCCACCAGAGCATGAGCAGCTGTCTGAGAGTGAAGCCGGTGGAGATGAAGCGACGCCAGGAGGGGAAACGCCAGGAGCTGCTGAAACGCTGCCgggggggagctgcggggcgaggacccccagaaacaggcggccctggaggagctgaagcaggagctggacaagcagatggaCGAGTTCCTGTCGGCCtacgggcagcgctttaa
- the PHETA2 gene encoding uncharacterized protein PHETA2 isoform X6, whose protein sequence is MYDPVYTVCWIAQYRVADGKRKCFCKQKKLFRIQNQPQNLFPALRIELHIYISKENSLKSILPSATGSIAPHKAGLGSSSVFLSRLELPFHPAAECMSSAGPDCGSVPNCPGLCDPLFGTFPLTGRGEQKDGALWTLVKDRACSGKRPVSCSLTIIAAKRLDLLVRDWQFSGAYGADAGQEYLGEITQDLEVSAEQPLVLEALRASGTRCYLLPHPGTQFTRSRAGTPDDMDEDFRQCLCAYVTSVVHSAGTHVQTDRAGQVLTGAQLAARIKGVSRYWKTQCYDFSSPMKMAEAFAVMRQELNRRAEEATRREYDQFVQELDRDHQSMSSCLRVKPLEMQRRLEGKRQELLERCRGELRGEDPQKQAALKELKKELDKQMAEFLPRYEQRFKMAEMAEMREKANRGAVEAARREYGLFVKQLDRGHQSMSSCLRVKPVEMKRRQEGKRQELLKRCRGGAAGRGPPETGGPGGAEAGAGQADGRVPVGLRAAL, encoded by the exons ATGTATGATCCAGTGTATACTGTGTGTTGGATTGCACAGTACAGGGTTGCAGATGGTAAACGGAAATGCTTCTGTAAACAAAAAAAGCTGTTCAGGATCCAGAATCAACCACAGAATCTATTTCCAGCCTTGAGAATTGAGTtgcatatatatatttcaaaggAAAACAGTTTAAAATCCATTCTTCCATCAGCTACCGGCAGTATTGCGCCACacaaggctgggctgggctccagTTCAGTGTTTCTATCTAGACTGGAACTCCCTTTCCACCCAGCGGCTGAGTGTATGAGTTCGGCAGGTCCTGACTGTGGTTCAG TTCCAAACTGCCCTGGTCTCTGTGACCCTCTCTTCGGTACCTTCCCTCTGACTGGACGTGGGGAGCAGAAGGATGGAGCACTGTGGACCCTTGTCAAAGACCGAGCCTGTTCAGGGAAGAGGCCAGTGAGCTGCAGTCTGACCATCATAGCTGCCAAG CGCCTGGACCTGTTGGTGCGAGATTGGCAGTTCTCTGGAGCCTACGGCGCGGACGCAGGGCAGGAGTATCTTGGAGAAATCACACAG GACCTGGAGGTCTCTGCTGAGCAGCCCCTGGTGTTGGAAGCCCTGAGGGCGAGCGGCACCCGGTGCTACCTATTGCCCCACCCTGGAACTCAGttcaccaggagcagggcagggacgcCAGATG ACATGGACGAGGATTTCCGGCAGTGCCTGTGTGCGTACGTCACCAGTGTGGTGCACTCAGCAGGGACACACGTCCAGACGGACCGAGCCGGGCAGGTGCTGACGGGGGCTCAGCTGGCTGCCAGGATCAAg GGCGTCTCCCGATATTGGAAGACCCAATGCTACGACTTCTCCTCACCCATGAAG atGGCTGAGGCGTTTGCAGTGATgagacaggagttaaacaggAGAGCAGAAGAAGCCACCAGGAGGGAATATGACCAATTTGTGCAGGAGCTG GACCGTGACCACCAGAGCATGAGCAGCTGCCTGAGGGTGAAGCCCCTGGAGATGCAGCGACGCCTGGAGGGGAaacgccaggagctgctggagcgctgccggggggagctgcggggcgaggacccccagaaacaggcggccctgaaggagctgaagaaggagctggacaagcagatggCAGAGTTCCTGCCGCGATATGAACAGcgctttaaa atGGCGGAGATGGCAGAGATGAGAGAGAAGGCAAACAGAGGAGCAGTAGAAGCTGCCAGGAGGGAATATGGACTATTTGTGAAGCAGCTG GACCGTGGCCACCAGAGCATGAGCAGCTGTCTGAGAGTGAAGCCGGTGGAGATGAAGCGACGCCAGGAGGGGAAACGCCAGGAGCTGCTGAAACGCTGCCgggggggagctgcggggcgaggacccccagaaacaggcggccctggaggagctgaagcaggagctggacaagcagatggaCGAGTTCCTGTCGGCCtacgggcagcgctttaa
- the PHETA2 gene encoding uncharacterized protein PHETA2 isoform X1 — protein sequence MYDPVYTVCWIAQYRVADGKRKCFCKQKKLFRIQNQPQNLFPALRIELHIYISKENSLKSILPSATGSIAPHKAGLGSSSVFLSRLELPFHPAAECMSSAGPDCGSVPNCPGLCDPLFGTFPLTGRGEQKDGALWTLVKDRACSGKRPVSCSLTIIAAKRLDLLVRDWQFSGAYGADAGQEYLGEITQDLEVSAEQPLVLEALRASGTRCYLLPHPGTQFTRSRAGTPDDMDEDFRQCLCAYVTSVVHSAGTHVQTDRAGQVLTGAQLAARIKGVSRYWKTQCYDFSSPMKMAEAFAVMRQELNRRAEEATRREYDQFVQELDRDHQSMSSCLRVKPLEMQRRLEGKRQELLERCRGELRGEDPQKQAALKELKKELDKQMAEFLPRYEQRFKMAAMIEEENRKAAEASRRKYEQFVQQLDRDHQSMRRCLSVKPAEMQRRQEGKRQELLERCQGELRGEDPQKQAALEELKKELDKQMDEFLTAYGQRFKMAEMAEMREKANRGAVEAARREYGLFVKQLDRGHQSMSSCLRVKPVEMKRRQEGKRQELLKRCRGGAAGRGPPETGGPGGAEAGAGQADGRVPVGLRAAL from the exons ATGTATGATCCAGTGTATACTGTGTGTTGGATTGCACAGTACAGGGTTGCAGATGGTAAACGGAAATGCTTCTGTAAACAAAAAAAGCTGTTCAGGATCCAGAATCAACCACAGAATCTATTTCCAGCCTTGAGAATTGAGTtgcatatatatatttcaaaggAAAACAGTTTAAAATCCATTCTTCCATCAGCTACCGGCAGTATTGCGCCACacaaggctgggctgggctccagTTCAGTGTTTCTATCTAGACTGGAACTCCCTTTCCACCCAGCGGCTGAGTGTATGAGTTCGGCAGGTCCTGACTGTGGTTCAG TTCCAAACTGCCCTGGTCTCTGTGACCCTCTCTTCGGTACCTTCCCTCTGACTGGACGTGGGGAGCAGAAGGATGGAGCACTGTGGACCCTTGTCAAAGACCGAGCCTGTTCAGGGAAGAGGCCAGTGAGCTGCAGTCTGACCATCATAGCTGCCAAG CGCCTGGACCTGTTGGTGCGAGATTGGCAGTTCTCTGGAGCCTACGGCGCGGACGCAGGGCAGGAGTATCTTGGAGAAATCACACAG GACCTGGAGGTCTCTGCTGAGCAGCCCCTGGTGTTGGAAGCCCTGAGGGCGAGCGGCACCCGGTGCTACCTATTGCCCCACCCTGGAACTCAGttcaccaggagcagggcagggacgcCAGATG ACATGGACGAGGATTTCCGGCAGTGCCTGTGTGCGTACGTCACCAGTGTGGTGCACTCAGCAGGGACACACGTCCAGACGGACCGAGCCGGGCAGGTGCTGACGGGGGCTCAGCTGGCTGCCAGGATCAAg GGCGTCTCCCGATATTGGAAGACCCAATGCTACGACTTCTCCTCACCCATGAAG atGGCTGAGGCGTTTGCAGTGATgagacaggagttaaacaggAGAGCAGAAGAAGCCACCAGGAGGGAATATGACCAATTTGTGCAGGAGCTG GACCGTGACCACCAGAGCATGAGCAGCTGCCTGAGGGTGAAGCCCCTGGAGATGCAGCGACGCCTGGAGGGGAaacgccaggagctgctggagcgctgccggggggagctgcggggcgaggacccccagaaacaggcggccctgaaggagctgaagaaggagctggacaagcagatggCAGAGTTCCTGCCGCGATATGAACAGcgctttaaa ATGGCAGCGATGATAgaggaggaaaacagaaaagcagCAGAAGCCTCCAGGAGGAAATATGAACAATTTGTGCAGCAGCTG GACCGTGACCACCAGAGCATGCGCCGCTGCCTGAGTGTGAAGCCTGCGGAAATGCAGCGACGCCAGGAGGGGAAACgtcaggagctgctggagcgctgccagggggagctgcggggcgagGATCCCCAGAAACAGGCGGCTctggaggagctgaagaaggagctggacaagcagatggaCGAGTTCCTGACGGCCTatgggcagcgctttaaa atGGCGGAGATGGCAGAGATGAGAGAGAAGGCAAACAGAGGAGCAGTAGAAGCTGCCAGGAGGGAATATGGACTATTTGTGAAGCAGCTG GACCGTGGCCACCAGAGCATGAGCAGCTGTCTGAGAGTGAAGCCGGTGGAGATGAAGCGACGCCAGGAGGGGAAACGCCAGGAGCTGCTGAAACGCTGCCgggggggagctgcggggcgaggacccccagaaacaggcggccctggaggagctgaagcaggagctggacaagcagatggaCGAGTTCCTGTCGGCCtacgggcagcgctttaa
- the PHETA2 gene encoding uncharacterized protein PHETA2 isoform X2: MYDPVYTVCWIAQYRVADGKRKCFCKQKKLFRIQNQPQNLFPALRIELHIYISKENSLKSILPSATGSIAPHKAGLGSSSVFLSRLELPFHPAAECMSSAGPDCGSVPNCPGLCDPLFGTFPLTGRGEQKDGALWTLVKDRACSGKRPVSCSLTIIAAKRLDLLVRDWQFSGAYGADAGQEYLGEITQDLEVSAEQPLVLEALRASGTRCYLLPHPGTQFTRSRAGTPDDMDEDFRQCLCAYVTSVVHSAGTHVQTDRAGQVLTGAQLAARIKGVSRYWKTQCYDFSSPMKMAEAFAVMRQELNRRAEEATRREYDQFVQELDRDHQSMSSCLRVKPLEMQRRLEGKRQELLERCRGELRGEDPQKQAALKELKKELDKQMAEFLPRYEQRFKMAAMIEEENRKAAEASRRKYEQFVQQLDRDHQSMRRCLSVKPAEMQRRQEGKRQELLERCQGELRGEDPQKQAALEELKKELDKQMDEFLTAYGQRFKMAEMREKANRGAVEAARREYGLFVKQLDRGHQSMSSCLRVKPVEMKRRQEGKRQELLKRCRGGAAGRGPPETGGPGGAEAGAGQADGRVPVGLRAAL, translated from the exons ATGTATGATCCAGTGTATACTGTGTGTTGGATTGCACAGTACAGGGTTGCAGATGGTAAACGGAAATGCTTCTGTAAACAAAAAAAGCTGTTCAGGATCCAGAATCAACCACAGAATCTATTTCCAGCCTTGAGAATTGAGTtgcatatatatatttcaaaggAAAACAGTTTAAAATCCATTCTTCCATCAGCTACCGGCAGTATTGCGCCACacaaggctgggctgggctccagTTCAGTGTTTCTATCTAGACTGGAACTCCCTTTCCACCCAGCGGCTGAGTGTATGAGTTCGGCAGGTCCTGACTGTGGTTCAG TTCCAAACTGCCCTGGTCTCTGTGACCCTCTCTTCGGTACCTTCCCTCTGACTGGACGTGGGGAGCAGAAGGATGGAGCACTGTGGACCCTTGTCAAAGACCGAGCCTGTTCAGGGAAGAGGCCAGTGAGCTGCAGTCTGACCATCATAGCTGCCAAG CGCCTGGACCTGTTGGTGCGAGATTGGCAGTTCTCTGGAGCCTACGGCGCGGACGCAGGGCAGGAGTATCTTGGAGAAATCACACAG GACCTGGAGGTCTCTGCTGAGCAGCCCCTGGTGTTGGAAGCCCTGAGGGCGAGCGGCACCCGGTGCTACCTATTGCCCCACCCTGGAACTCAGttcaccaggagcagggcagggacgcCAGATG ACATGGACGAGGATTTCCGGCAGTGCCTGTGTGCGTACGTCACCAGTGTGGTGCACTCAGCAGGGACACACGTCCAGACGGACCGAGCCGGGCAGGTGCTGACGGGGGCTCAGCTGGCTGCCAGGATCAAg GGCGTCTCCCGATATTGGAAGACCCAATGCTACGACTTCTCCTCACCCATGAAG atGGCTGAGGCGTTTGCAGTGATgagacaggagttaaacaggAGAGCAGAAGAAGCCACCAGGAGGGAATATGACCAATTTGTGCAGGAGCTG GACCGTGACCACCAGAGCATGAGCAGCTGCCTGAGGGTGAAGCCCCTGGAGATGCAGCGACGCCTGGAGGGGAaacgccaggagctgctggagcgctgccggggggagctgcggggcgaggacccccagaaacaggcggccctgaaggagctgaagaaggagctggacaagcagatggCAGAGTTCCTGCCGCGATATGAACAGcgctttaaa ATGGCAGCGATGATAgaggaggaaaacagaaaagcagCAGAAGCCTCCAGGAGGAAATATGAACAATTTGTGCAGCAGCTG GACCGTGACCACCAGAGCATGCGCCGCTGCCTGAGTGTGAAGCCTGCGGAAATGCAGCGACGCCAGGAGGGGAAACgtcaggagctgctggagcgctgccagggggagctgcggggcgagGATCCCCAGAAACAGGCGGCTctggaggagctgaagaaggagctggacaagcagatggaCGAGTTCCTGACGGCCTatgggcagcgctttaaa ATGGCAGAGATGAGAGAGAAGGCAAACAGAGGAGCAGTAGAAGCTGCCAGGAGGGAATATGGACTATTTGTGAAGCAGCTG GACCGTGGCCACCAGAGCATGAGCAGCTGTCTGAGAGTGAAGCCGGTGGAGATGAAGCGACGCCAGGAGGGGAAACGCCAGGAGCTGCTGAAACGCTGCCgggggggagctgcggggcgaggacccccagaaacaggcggccctggaggagctgaagcaggagctggacaagcagatggaCGAGTTCCTGTCGGCCtacgggcagcgctttaa
- the PHETA2 gene encoding uncharacterized protein PHETA2 isoform X3: MYDPVYTVCWIAQYRVADGKRKCFCKQKKLFRIQNQPQNLFPALRIELHIYISKENSLKSILPSATGSIAPHKAGLGSSSVFLSRLELPFHPAAECMSSAGPDCGSVPNCPGLCDPLFGTFPLTGRGEQKDGALWTLVKDRACSGKRPVSCSLTIIAAKRLDLLVRDWQFSGAYGADAGQEYLGEITQDLEVSAEQPLVLEALRASGTRCYLLPHPGTQFTRSRAGTPDDMDEDFRQCLCAYVTSVVHSAGTHVQTDRAGQVLTGAQLAARIKMAEAFAVMRQELNRRAEEATRREYDQFVQELDRDHQSMSSCLRVKPLEMQRRLEGKRQELLERCRGELRGEDPQKQAALKELKKELDKQMAEFLPRYEQRFKMAAMIEEENRKAAEASRRKYEQFVQQLDRDHQSMRRCLSVKPAEMQRRQEGKRQELLERCQGELRGEDPQKQAALEELKKELDKQMDEFLTAYGQRFKMAEMAEMREKANRGAVEAARREYGLFVKQLDRGHQSMSSCLRVKPVEMKRRQEGKRQELLKRCRGGAAGRGPPETGGPGGAEAGAGQADGRVPVGLRAAL; encoded by the exons ATGTATGATCCAGTGTATACTGTGTGTTGGATTGCACAGTACAGGGTTGCAGATGGTAAACGGAAATGCTTCTGTAAACAAAAAAAGCTGTTCAGGATCCAGAATCAACCACAGAATCTATTTCCAGCCTTGAGAATTGAGTtgcatatatatatttcaaaggAAAACAGTTTAAAATCCATTCTTCCATCAGCTACCGGCAGTATTGCGCCACacaaggctgggctgggctccagTTCAGTGTTTCTATCTAGACTGGAACTCCCTTTCCACCCAGCGGCTGAGTGTATGAGTTCGGCAGGTCCTGACTGTGGTTCAG TTCCAAACTGCCCTGGTCTCTGTGACCCTCTCTTCGGTACCTTCCCTCTGACTGGACGTGGGGAGCAGAAGGATGGAGCACTGTGGACCCTTGTCAAAGACCGAGCCTGTTCAGGGAAGAGGCCAGTGAGCTGCAGTCTGACCATCATAGCTGCCAAG CGCCTGGACCTGTTGGTGCGAGATTGGCAGTTCTCTGGAGCCTACGGCGCGGACGCAGGGCAGGAGTATCTTGGAGAAATCACACAG GACCTGGAGGTCTCTGCTGAGCAGCCCCTGGTGTTGGAAGCCCTGAGGGCGAGCGGCACCCGGTGCTACCTATTGCCCCACCCTGGAACTCAGttcaccaggagcagggcagggacgcCAGATG ACATGGACGAGGATTTCCGGCAGTGCCTGTGTGCGTACGTCACCAGTGTGGTGCACTCAGCAGGGACACACGTCCAGACGGACCGAGCCGGGCAGGTGCTGACGGGGGCTCAGCTGGCTGCCAGGATCAAg atGGCTGAGGCGTTTGCAGTGATgagacaggagttaaacaggAGAGCAGAAGAAGCCACCAGGAGGGAATATGACCAATTTGTGCAGGAGCTG GACCGTGACCACCAGAGCATGAGCAGCTGCCTGAGGGTGAAGCCCCTGGAGATGCAGCGACGCCTGGAGGGGAaacgccaggagctgctggagcgctgccggggggagctgcggggcgaggacccccagaaacaggcggccctgaaggagctgaagaaggagctggacaagcagatggCAGAGTTCCTGCCGCGATATGAACAGcgctttaaa ATGGCAGCGATGATAgaggaggaaaacagaaaagcagCAGAAGCCTCCAGGAGGAAATATGAACAATTTGTGCAGCAGCTG GACCGTGACCACCAGAGCATGCGCCGCTGCCTGAGTGTGAAGCCTGCGGAAATGCAGCGACGCCAGGAGGGGAAACgtcaggagctgctggagcgctgccagggggagctgcggggcgagGATCCCCAGAAACAGGCGGCTctggaggagctgaagaaggagctggacaagcagatggaCGAGTTCCTGACGGCCTatgggcagcgctttaaa atGGCGGAGATGGCAGAGATGAGAGAGAAGGCAAACAGAGGAGCAGTAGAAGCTGCCAGGAGGGAATATGGACTATTTGTGAAGCAGCTG GACCGTGGCCACCAGAGCATGAGCAGCTGTCTGAGAGTGAAGCCGGTGGAGATGAAGCGACGCCAGGAGGGGAAACGCCAGGAGCTGCTGAAACGCTGCCgggggggagctgcggggcgaggacccccagaaacaggcggccctggaggagctgaagcaggagctggacaagcagatggaCGAGTTCCTGTCGGCCtacgggcagcgctttaa